Genomic window (Gasterosteus aculeatus chromosome 1, fGasAcu3.hap1.1, whole genome shotgun sequence):
CATAGATCAAATAATATTTCACAATTTATTTAGTATCTCTTTACCTGATATCTAATGTTCCAAATAGCACTTCCtgtaataatacataatacatattttttgcGTTATTATAACAAAGACaactgttaaaaaatatattaaacatgaaaaacacaaacatggcaATGGCAAAAACACcagtaaaaatgcatttattattaACCTTGATTGACCTTGTTTAATGTTTGTTCCGTGGGTCTCTAGCAGCACATTGATCAGCTTTCTCTGATCAAATAATTGTCTTGTTTGTGAagaaggaagaagatgaagaagctcctcctcctccagcagatcAATACATTTCACCCCATGGCCGTCAGTACGGCGTCGCCGAGCTCCTTCAGTCGGCTCCTCGCTTCGCCGCTCTCCGACCTCGTCAGCTCGGTGACGGCGGCAGCGGCCCGGTGGCGGCAGAACCTCCCGCCGACCAGCACGCCGCTCAGCTCGCCGCTCAGCCGCAGCGGCAGCCAGTCGGCGGGGACGTCCAACCGGCAGCTCTCCACAACGCCGCccttcacctccacctgcaggcGGGCAGAGCAGCGAGCCGCCGTCCACTCATCCGCCAGCTGCAGAACGGTCTCCACGCGGAACTTTGGCGTCCGGCCGAACGTCCAATCCCAGCTGCGcagctccgccgccgccgcggcgaCACCGGGGAACGCTGCCTCGTCCGCAGGGTccacggtgatggaggaggaggaggagctgaactCTGCGGGTACGAATGAGGAGAACACTTTAATcagaaacaatttaaatatattgtcattttaaaatgtatttaacatattttatttgcaataaatagtaatgtatttttaatatgttGCATTTCTATTTCCTGTTTATCCCTGTTTATTTGTACCACGTGACTAAAGAGGCAGTATTTCACCCCTCCAGCTATGTACCTGCGTTGTACTGGCGCACCAGGgcgtccagcagctcctcccacTGCAGCGTGGGGGCGTGGTCCAACAGGTTGGCGACGGGCGACGGCACACTGGGCGTGGCGTTGCTTTGGATACCGGGACAAGAGGGGCGGAGCACGTTGGCGAGGGCGGAGTGGTCGGCGGAGTGCAGCAGGGTGCAGTGGTGGTACGATGACTTCCTGCTCAGTCGGGCGGCACTTCCTGTAACAGTAATGATAACGTGTTTGTTGACACGCTTCTACAGCAGTGCTCTCTGGGAAATATAGTTCCCGTCCTGTCGTCCCACCTGAGATCTTGAAGTGTCCGTTGAGTAGAATGTCGAACCTGTCGGTGGCCCGGACGTCCAGCGCGGGGCGGAGCTGCCTCAGCGCCTCCGTGACGACCTTCAGGTTCCTCCTCCGGTCGTATGACGtcttggaggagaagaaggtcaGGTTGAGGTTCCCGAGGTCGTGGAAGACGGTACCGCCGCCGCTCCGCCGCCGGGCCAAGGGCACGCCCCCTCCCCTCATGGCCGGCAGGTGACACTCAGCCCACGGGTTCTGGTGGCGCCCAATGACCACGGCCGGCCGGTTCCTCCACAGCAGCAGGACGCCGCGGCGCTGCAGGTCCACGTTAGCCTCGATCCAGTCCTCCAGAGCCAGATTCTGAAACACGTCGTTGGACCGGGACAGCAGGACCAGCGCTGCGTCGCCACTGCATGTGGCGATGGAGGCGGAGCCTGTTCTACAGGAGACACCTGAGCGGTTTCTTCCCAGAGACCACGTCCTCCTGACGTGGGACATCATAGCGTCCTTCAGACAAACTCTGACCTCCAGATATCGGACATCAATCCAGCTGCAGCAATGAGACACAAAGACGAAGACAAGGAACTCCATTATTGTAGTTTCTTAAAAATGGGAAACCGTTGGTTTTTGCTGAACTGTATCTGGAGAAACGCaccaatatttacattttaatcaaattaCTCCAGAAATGTGTgcagatgttttaaaatgtgtgtgtatgtgtaatgTTATAAGTTTCCAGGATATTTTCCTTCAGTTATACATATTGTGTGTAATAAATATTACTTGCTATACATAAAATGTCTAAATTTAAAATATAAGGACTAAAGAAGTTGCTCAAAACATACTTGACGAAAGGTAAAAGTACACATTAAGCAGCATAATTCACATTGCATTTCTGATGTGGagctcatttaaatatttgcatttaGTTTGATACAAAATAGTAGGACTATATTTagttttaatgatttattataAAACGCAATATAAATGCAGTAAATTAAAACTATGGAGTATAAACCAGCAGCTGAAGAATATTTAAATCGTGCAAAGTCCTTATAATAATTCATTAACTGTTAATACAGGTTAGCTACAggtgctagctagctaacgtccTACACCTAGCTAGCACGACCTGTGAGctgtagcattagcatttagcttcaCCGGAAACTCACTGTCGTTACTGACAACCAAAACCTAACTGTTCATAGTTTATATTTGACTAAAAAACGTTTATTAACGGCTCAATATACACAACTAAGAAATAATAGTGGTCGATTTTACTGacccaaagaagaagaagagatacACCAGTGACAGGTCGGAAGATCAACTTCCGTCCAAATAATTCAGAATAAAAGCGAGAAtcagaagaaaacactgtggttTCAATGCGCTGCTCCTCTTTCTTCAACTTTCTTCTGAAGGTTGTAAATCATTTGTTAGGGGACTGTTTCCGGTATGTCGCTGACCTCGGTTCCGCACTTTGAAATATCCGTGCTGCGCTGATCTGCCAGAGAAAGGTTCCGATGACAgggaaaaaatacttttcttatTCAAATCTTTGAAAGCATGAGAACTTTAGACTGTATTTCAAACTGATGATGTTAATTGTTTCCATTCATGATTTGTTAGTTAGACTATGAATGATTTATGGACAACGTTTTATGAAACATGTTATTCTTATTCTTAGGTTTAAATTAGCTTTTATGTTTTTCAGAATGACATGAACTAACTTTAGACAAACAAAGAATAGAGAATATGAAATGATTGTTTCAGATCAGATCTGAATGTATATTCTGGCAGTGGGGTTATTTGCTTACGGCTCGCggtgtgtttctttcttctgtcGAATGAACACGGAGCCTTTTATGATCCGTTAGAAGCTCATGAAAGAGGCTTGAAGGGGAATCCGCTGATCACAGAGTTCATCCCTTTCACCTCCGGAATGTCAGATATTGTTTTTCTCTTAATCCTCGTCTTTGCTTCTCTTCTCCCTGGAAGCCGCACAGAGCTTCCTTTATTAAAACCCTCTGGGCGTCTGGGGCCTCTGCACCGACCCTCCTCGTCTCCCTGAGCTGGGACACGGGGCGCGAGGGGTCGATGCAGGCGATGGGCAGCCGGGCCGGGGCCTCTGAGGCCTTCGTCCAGGTGTGGACTGAAGGGCAGGACAGCGTCCTCTCCAACGCGGGGACCAGAGCCCACGTGCACACCTCCTCCGGGGGCCTCGAGGCCTCGCCTGGATCTCCTCGGGGAGTGAAGGCCCCCAGAAGCACTGCCGCAGAGGGGGGGTCAAACCGGGACAGAACTTAATAAAAGTGAAttcatttcaacaacagcagaaacCCTCCAGCTTGTCTTCTTTTTGTTAAATTAACAGAACTCGTTTTTCTGACTTTCAATGTTCAGTGTTTATTCTGCCAATCGGATAAACAAACATCAGATAAACAAACATCAGACGATCCAACACGAGCAAAAAGAAACTCCAACTTTAAAGAGCAGAGTTCACGTCAACAGAGGAGCAAAGTCCACATTCCTCCTGCGATCCTTCCTGTCTGGAGGCCCCGGGCTGCTCATAAGGGGGCTCCTCCCGGATCCAAAGGTCCTCCTGCGTGGGCACAAGGaagtcagaggaggagaaggagtccACCAGAGGGATGGgagcgcaggaggaggaggaggctcctccGCCGGAGAAGAACAAGCAACACAAGAACAGCAAAGAGGTTTTCTTCTCCGTCCTGCCGGATCGATACGAGCCGCtgattgaggaggaggaggaggaggaggaggagaggaggaggaggaaggaggagaagaagagcaggaagaagaagaagtacaaGAAGTACAGGAAGGTAAGAAGAAAAGTTTGAAGGGTGTGATTGTTTATTGATGGAAGAAAAGTGAGATGAACAAAAAGTTAAGTAACAGAAATGTTAATAAAgtacaaaagaaatgtgaattAAATATcagattatatataaaaaacaaagacaacatttcagaaatatgactttaaagaaaaaaacatttttttaatccaaaaccTAATTATTAAAAGATGCCCCCAAATCTAAACAACTATATGTTATATAACTGTATGCACTGATAATAAGACAAACATATTTATgtgtttaaataatatatatgacaacagtatatatatacagacaACATATATATGACAGGAGAGATCCATCTGAAATCAAATCACCTAAACAATTGAATAAAAAAGTAACGACTATGAATTCTAaatctttaaactttaaacttaTTGGTCATTTTAACTTTAAGACATTTTgaactaaatgtattttgacGCATATGTTGCATGCTAGTGGTTGAACGCGCTTACTGTAAGTGGCTTTGATAAAAGCTACATGATATAATAACTTTatattgtacatatatatatattgtgtatattaATGTGTTACGTGAATGAAACACAGCTGCTTCATCAACGCAACTAAAACACGACGAATGACGAGTTCTGTTAAACATTGACTCAGCATCGcgtgtttgacctttgaccttcacaCAGCTCCCCTTCATCAGCTGTGAAAGACACGAAAACACGGTATTCATAACGGAATACTTCTGTGTGGGTTAGTTAAATATCaacacctatatatatatatatatatatatacacacacatgcacaatgcAACCACACACGTGTTAAACAGCATCGCCGCTGTGACATTTACAACTTCAACTGTCAAAAGAGACAAACCCTGAGGATCCATCTGAAGGGGACCATGACTTCACAGCAGGATCCCTGACGTTCCTCTGAGGAACATGTATGTTTGAGAAGAAAATACTGAGGGTTCAACGTAAAGGAACCATGAGCTTCTGCCAGCGCAGCTCCTGCAGAGCTTCAGCCAGGGACACTGATACGGTGTCCTCATTGTCCCCGGTGGACGAACCTGAACCCTAAACGCATCGTCTTCATGTCTCCGTCTGGCAGAACGTGGGCAAAGCGCTGCGCCTCAGCTGGCGCTGCCTGATGCTCGGCCTTCAGAACATGGCGTCCGTTTACTCCACCCCCGCCTCCGCCGCGTCGGTGGTGGTGACGGAGGTTCACCGAACCGCTGGCAGCAAAGCATGATGGGAAATGGACGGGCCACCCAACTGTACCGTGGACGACAGCCATTTAGTCTCcttctcatatatatatatacatatatatatatatatacatatatatatatatatatatatatatatgtatatatatatatatgtatatataaaatccCAAATCCTTTTTCCATCAGATTCCTATCAAAactaaactatatatatatatatatatatatatatatatatatatatatatatatatatatatataaatatagcatTTGggtttttgaatttttttgagTTTTAATAATGTGATATAAAACATATATCTGCTTTGTATTCAGTGGTTTTAATGTGCGATATACTTtcagttgtgttgtgtgaatccaaaatgtgaaaatgttttcGGGGTCTCCTTTGTTCCTTCCCTACCTCCTTCCCTACCTCCTTCCCTATACCCATACTCCTCTTTTGATCCTGATTGATGGATAAATAAATTCGTTCCCCGGCTTGATGCCGTCGTCTGTCTGTCATTCGGCTGCTCTGTGGTCAATGAACCACTTAAAGGGTGTAATGCGCCTGGTGACCAGAGGGTGTCGCAGTCCGGCGGCCCTCCACCGCTCCACGTCCTTATAAGGGGGAGGGTTGGCAGGGTGGGGGCCTCGTGGTCGAAGTTCACTTTGAACACTGTCTGGTCAACAACTCGGCAGCAGCTGTTCCCTCCGCCAGAGAAGCCGTCGCGCCAGTGATGGACCCTTCAGGACGGAGCCGGAGGGGCCCGGGGGCCACAAGGGGCTTCTCCCCGGCCCCGAGGGACGCCgtgtcccccctgcagctgtccGTCTACTGGCGCCTGGCCCTCGCccacttcttcacctccttccttttcttcctGGACGTctacgccgccgccgccgtctctTGTCGCCACGGCAACGGCACGGAGGAAGGCGGCAACCGGTCGCGGCCCGCGGAGGACTCGGATGGCGGGAAGCGAAACGTGAGTGGCGGTCATTTTCGGCGGGGTTGTTTTCCTCGACGTGAGTTACACAAACTAACACTGTGCAACACAAAGCTGTTAATGTGTGCatgacacacaatcacacaacacAATAAGTATGTGAAGATAAGCGTGTTATTAACGTGTGTGCCATACCAAGAGGAAATTAAGCttcaaaaatacatatttaaactaGAAGAAAATGCTTAGGATGTATTACATCGTGTCCAGGAAGGTTCTAGAAAACAtgaatttatatttttgtacacaaacaaatgcataAGAAGCTTGATCAAAATGCTACGTTACATATTCTCTATATAATGTATTATATGTGTTACATATAATGAGATATTTACAGTGTgtattatatacatacattagaAAGTGGGCATTTGGGGACATTTTTGGACATTAAATCAATATAAAAGAGATCAAAACAAAGTTtcccacgtgtgtgtgcgtcagttaGTGTGTGACTGGACGGACTGGTTGGCGTACGCTCAGACGCTCTACATGGTCGGCCTGCTGCTGGGATCGCTGGTGGGAGGAGCCGTATCCGACAGGTACGGCCACCTGTCTGTCCTCCACCTGTCTGCGAGTCACGCGCACCGCTGACCTCTCCTCGCCGCTCTGCCGCTCTGCTGCAGGTATGGGAAGCGCACGGTGCTGCTGGTGTGCGTGTACGTGCACGCCCTCTGCGGCCTCGtgcccgccctcctcccccgggcCTTCCTCTACCTGGCCGTGCGCTGCGTGACgggcgtctgctgctgctgcatcaacATCTGCTCCTTCAGTCTGGGTAAGGAGCTCCCGCCTCCTCTGGGTCAGGGTTCACCTGGTCTCAGGAGATCCTTATTGGACCCCGGTGGGGCCCAGGCCGATAAAGAACACGTGTCCCAGATAAGCCCACTGAGTGCTAATGAGGAACACAGACAGCTCCCAGCCAGcttcctgacctctgacctctggttGAGTGCACGGGGGCAGCAGGTTCCTTTCATCCAGCAATCCTGAGGACTCTAGGAAAGGAGACAACCTCCGTTCTTTAAGTGAAGTCAAAGCTTGGTgaattaaagctgcattctctctggtgaccaccagggggcggggctaccagctgattgacaggtctgtaCCAGAGATATAGACGACGTCTCtatgtcctcctcagtccagatgtggtcacttcctgtccatgaggagacacagacaacaacaaaaaacaagatggcgacagTCAAAGTATCCGTCaacaaaccaatgggtgacgtCGCACTGACTACGCCcacttttatttactgtgtgtATCGTAGACCATCCATCCTCACaccgctcatcctgcacacggggtcttggggggctggagtctgtccAGCCTGCTTCAGGTGATAgacgggttcatcctggacgggtcaccagccaatcacagagacacacaaccactcacacacctacaggcaactAGTCcccatcaacctgatccccagagcaggtctctggactgtgggggAACCCGGAGAACCGGAGagaaccacgcagacacggggagaacatgcagactgcacacagagtggaaccaggaccttcttgctgtgagacaGTTGTATCGTAGACCCCAATATCAAAACTAGAAATGAGACGGTGGCAGTAGAGGAAAAGGTCAATGGGTTTGTCCTCTGGGGAGCAGCACTGTGGTCAACAGAGGTCCCCTTTGATCCACATGGGTGCTTGTATGTACTTCACACGTCTGTCTACTTGGCTCGCTCTAGTACCTGGTTGTATTCATGGAACCGTTTCGAGGCTCCAGGTGATTTGAGGTGATACTAGAAGGGGAAGTCTGATTGGTCAGAGAGAATCGACACTAACGAGAAACGAACAATGTATTTTTCGACCAATAATGACGCCATGATTACTTGATTTAATCGTTAACCAGGTGACTTTACATCAACGTGATAAACAATatctaatataatataattatctGATTTCATTTGCTATCTGATTTATAGTGATAAATATCACCATAAAGCAGCCAAAGGTACATCACAATATCTGAATATATGATGTCATCGCAATACGATTCCACTGATTGGAACATTGAATCATTGATTATCAACGTATCAGCAATGACACCAAAAGATGAAAGTTGATTTTTATAAAAGCTCACCGCTCCGATGGGCCGTCATGGCGATTGACGGAGAGTGGACTTGTTTTTGTTCCGTCCGCAGCCGTGGAGTGGACGCCGCCGGCGGCTCGGCTGTGGGCGTCGGCCTTCCTGCCGTTCTGCTTCAGCCTGGGCATGATGGGCGGAGCCCCGCTGGCCTGGCTCAGCGCCACCTGGACGCGGCTGCACCTGACGCTGGCTGTGCCGCAGCTTGTCTGTCTGCCGCTCTACCTGTAGGTGCGCCCGTCCCATCCGCCCGTCTCTCTGCCTACCTGCCTGCCTTCTGCCCGTCTCTCTGCCTACCTGTCTGCCTTCTGCCGGTCTCTCTGCCTACCTGTCTGCCTTCTGCCCGTCTCTCTGCCTACCTGTCTGCCTTCTGCCGGTCTCTCTGCTCGGCGGCGGGTGACCTGTTAATCTCTTCTGGTCAGTTGGATTCCGGAGTCTCCTCGCTGGCTgttgctgaggaggaggaccgaCGTGCTTGATCGTTACCGTGACAACAGCCCAGCAGATAAACAGTGTCTGGActtggtaaacacacacacacacacacacacacacacacacacacacacacacacacacacacacacacacacacacacactgccctaGTTAAAGTCCATCCAATGAGTGTGTTTGTACTGTGTGTAGCTGCTGTGGTCCGACCTGCAGAAAGACACCGAGGATCAGAAAGATCCGCCACCTGGAGGCCACGCCCCCAGTGACATCATCTACCTGAGACATCCCACGGTCCTTCTTCGGCTCTTCGTCATGAGCTTTGTCAGGTACGACACATATTTACAATTACACATCAAAACCAGATCAAAGGGGGCGTGgtttaaccccccctccccccctcagtgCGGCGTCAGCTCTCACCTACTTCGGCATCTGCATGAACATCGGCTCCTTCGGCGTCGGCGTCTACTCCGCCCAGTTCTTCTCCGGCCTATCGGAGGCACCCTGCCTCCTCGTCCCATTGGTCCGCCTGGGCCGCCGGCCAATCAGCATGCTCGCTCTGTTCCTGAGTGGAGCGGCCTGCTTCCTGTCCTTACTGCTGTCCCGATACGACGGTAATCAATCGGAGGTGGTATCTGATCACTTATCCACGCTTCTTATTGTTGCTGTATCGACAATCTAACAGAGGAAGGACGTGTTGATTAAATATTGACTTTGTACTTAATAATTTATCATTATTTTGGTACGTGTTAGCATAACTAGCTTTGGCTTTAGGGGCGTACAGtagggtgtcatcagcatagagTCAgctgatgtctgtgtgtgtgcgtgtgtgtgtgtgtgtctgtgtgtatgtgtgtgcgtgtgcgtgtgcgtgtgcgtgcgtgcagctcAGCCGGTGTTGGTGATGAG
Coding sequences:
- the LOC120814863 gene encoding required for drug-induced death protein 1 — protein: MGAQEEEEAPPPEKNKQHKNSKEVFFSVLPDRYEPLIEEEEEEEEERRRRKEEKKSRKKKKYKKYRKNVGKALRLSWRCLMLGLQNMASVYSTPASAASVVVTEVHRTAGSKA
- the si:dkey-190l8.2 gene encoding solute carrier family 22 member 6 isoform X2, which encodes MVGLLLGSLVGGAVSDRYGKRTVLLVCVYVHALCGLVPALLPRAFLYLAVRCVTGVCCCCINICSFSLAVEWTPPAARLWASAFLPFCFSLGMMGGAPLAWLSATWTRLHLTLAVPQLVCLPLYLWIPESPRWLLLRRRTDVLDRYRDNSPADKQCLDLLLWSDLQKDTEDQKDPPPGGHAPSDIIYLRHPTVLLRLFVMSFVSAASALTYFGICMNIGSFGVGVYSAQFFSGLSEAPCLLVPLVRLGRRPISMLALFLSGAACFLSLLLSRYDAQPVLVMSLALLGKLCILAALFISILYSIELFPTVVRQRCVSLVNLSFRIGCLVNSVVPATPTGAISLAAMVAYSSGPIAGCALCLLLPETSGVPLPDSVEDCDRQPMPRLPSAGALWRKWKLVRSQTRNTEPETPPAEKDDTHTHRTDKTHTQS
- the lipt1 gene encoding lipoyl amidotransferase LIPT1, mitochondrial, with protein sequence MMSHVRRTWSLGRNRSGVSCRTGSASIATCSGDAALVLLSRSNDVFQNLALEDWIEANVDLQRRGVLLLWRNRPAVVIGRHQNPWAECHLPAMRGGGVPLARRRSGGGTVFHDLGNLNLTFFSSKTSYDRRRNLKVVTEALRQLRPALDVRATDRFDILLNGHFKISGSAARLSRKSSYHHCTLLHSADHSALANVLRPSCPGIQSNATPSVPSPVANLLDHAPTLQWEELLDALVRQYNAEFSSSSSSITVDPADEAAFPGVAAAAAELRSWDWTFGRTPKFRVETVLQLADEWTAARCSARLQVEVKGGVVESCRLDVPADWLPLRLSGELSGVLVGGRFCRHRAAAAVTELTRSESGEARSRLKELGDAVLTAMG
- the si:dkey-190l8.2 gene encoding solute carrier family 22 member 6 isoform X1 → MDPSGRSRRGPGATRGFSPAPRDAVSPLQLSVYWRLALAHFFTSFLFFLDVYAAAAVSCRHGNGTEEGGNRSRPAEDSDGGKRNLVCDWTDWLAYAQTLYMVGLLLGSLVGGAVSDRYGKRTVLLVCVYVHALCGLVPALLPRAFLYLAVRCVTGVCCCCINICSFSLAVEWTPPAARLWASAFLPFCFSLGMMGGAPLAWLSATWTRLHLTLAVPQLVCLPLYLWIPESPRWLLLRRRTDVLDRYRDNSPADKQCLDLLLWSDLQKDTEDQKDPPPGGHAPSDIIYLRHPTVLLRLFVMSFVSAASALTYFGICMNIGSFGVGVYSAQFFSGLSEAPCLLVPLVRLGRRPISMLALFLSGAACFLSLLLSRYDAQPVLVMSLALLGKLCILAALFISILYSIELFPTVVRQRCVSLVNLSFRIGCLVNSVVPATPTGAISLAAMVAYSSGPIAGCALCLLLPETSGVPLPDSVEDCDRQPMPRLPSAGALWRKWKLVRSQTRNTEPETPPAEKDDTHTHRTDKTHTQS